The Ooceraea biroi isolate clonal line C1 chromosome 11, Obir_v5.4, whole genome shotgun sequence genome includes a region encoding these proteins:
- the LOC113562934 gene encoding 4-coumarate--CoA ligase 1-like, protein MKSNPDCIGEVDGVTGKKYTYADMSERSIKCALWLKKQGVKPGDIIGLCSDNTMDAVLIMLGTMYIGAISNTWDDKLSLITARYFLSVISPTIIFANSSVATSLTEAAKELGINMKIVVLDKLNGYEFFDDILKGHDTHEIAEFKCATISKPDDVALIVPTSGTTGMPKATEISHFSLYHCLSPEKITEMEGHICIWAPTLRWHYGVQLAFETILARSTRIVAPDCNDEVYFEYIEKYNVTWLAADPCMLIKSLKMNLLDKYRLLTLKEISVTGSLLRKEIQKAVSHYLPHVLILNGYGSTDSAGDICVQVKGCKLGSIGFVTPNVRIKIVDIKTGKTLGTNKTGELRVKLPCVMNGYYKNLEATKRAFDSDGWLCTGDLGYYDKDGEVFLIDRISEFLAFRSINISPAEIEYVLATHPAVLHVAVIGIPHEIDDQHAMAVVSLVPGKTVTEEELVTLVEQNMPDYCRLRAGAKILDELPRTATGKIAKKKLLEMFAH, encoded by the exons ATGAAGAGTAACCCAGATTGCATCGGCGAG GTGGATGGTGTCACGGGTAAAAAGTACACTTACGCTGACATGAGCGAGCGTAGTATTAAGTGTGCTCTTTGGTTAAAGAAACAAGGTGTAAAGCCAGGTGATATAATCGGCCTTTGCAGCGACAACACTATGGATGCGGTCTTAATTATGTTGGGTACTATGTACATAGGCGCTATATCGAATACGTGGGACGATAAACTCTCCCTAA TAACAGCACGATACTTCCTCTCGGTAATATCACCAACGATAATCTTCGCGAACTCGTCAGTGGCTACGAGTCTGACGGAAGCAGCAAAGGAGCTaggaataaatatgaaaatagtgGTTCTCGACAAGCTAAACGGATACGAGTTTTTTGACGACATCTTAAAGGGTCACGATACTCATGAGATCGCCGAATTTAAATGTGCTACAATCAGTAAGCCGGATGATGTTGCTCTTATCGTTCCCACTTCGGGTACTACAGGTATGCCGAAGGCTACTGAGATCtcgcatttttctttatacCATTGCTTGTCTCCCGAGAAAATCACCGAAATGGAAGgccatatatgtatatgggCACCCACCTTGCGTTGGCATTATGGCGTTCAGTTGGCATTCGAAACCATACTGGCACGCTCGACAAGAATTGTAGCACCAGATTGCAACGACGAAGTATATTTCGAATATATCGAAAAGTATAAT GTAACATGGCTCGCTGCCGATCCGTGCATGTTAATCAAATCTCTCAAAATGAATTTACTGGACAAATATCGATTATTGACTTTGAAAGAAATTAGTGTTACCGGTTCTCTCCTCAGAAAGGAAATTCAAAAGGCAGTAAGCCATTACTTGCCACATGTTCTCATTCTAAATGGTTATG GAAGTACCGATTCAGCAGGTGACATCTGTGTGCAAGTCAAAGGTTGCAAATTGGGATCTATCGGTTTCGTGACGCCTAATGTTCGAATAAAAATAGTGGATATAAAAACTGGAAAAACTTTGGGAACCAATAAAACTGGAGAACTACGTGTAAAACTGCCGTGCGTAATGAACGGATACTATAAGAATCTTGAAGCGACCAAGAGGGCCTTCGACAGTGATG GTTGGTTGTGCACCGGCGATTTGGGATATTATGACAAAGACGGGGAAGTGTTCCTCATCGACAGGATATCCGAGTTTCTTGCTTTCAGAAGCATCAACATCTCGCCTGCAGAAATCGAGTATGTTTTAGCGACACATCCGGCAGTGCTTCATGTGGCGGTGATAGGGATCCCTCACGAAATTGACGATCAACATGCAATGGCTGTCGTCTCTCTAGTGCCGGGTAAAACG GTAACAGAGGAAGAGCTTGTTACCTTGGTGGAGCAAAATATGCCGGACTATTGCAGACTTCGCGCTGGCGCTAAGATTCTCGATGAACTACCCCGTACGGCTACTGGCAAAATCGCGAAAAAGAAGTTGCTAGAAATGTTTGCCCATTAA